One genomic segment of Brassica napus cultivar Da-Ae chromosome A3, Da-Ae, whole genome shotgun sequence includes these proteins:
- the BNAA03G52880D gene encoding uncharacterized protein BNAA03G52880D — MDSVQFQHFKMKKPRGFLNFQTIRSFKSLFRLIELILLLILISKLSFPSVKLSTDIFRGAAEFLVSPRFVFFIGNAIVITLFAISRRYNSAHEPISKTTEAVSNDLYQEFLQESEKKRSEVYETSKTEQPKKPSGVKRLSFERSQSQKAFEVVHPPESTCGGRVMKRYESEKHLRICDTDKKVVVRGKKPEDKMSNEQFRTKIEAFIARQKRIQKDDEHLII; from the coding sequence atggACTCAGTTCAGTTTCAACACTTTAAGATGAAGAAACCTAGAGGATTCTTGAACTTCCAAACAATAAGATCATTCAAAAGTTTATTCAGACTCATCGAACTGATTCTTCTTCTAATCTTGATCTCCAAACTCTCTTTCCCTTCAGTGAAACTATCCACTGACATTTTCAGGGGAGCAGCAGAGTTTCTCGTTAGCCCGAGATTCGTTTTCTTCATAGGGAACGCTATTGTAATAACTCTTTTTGCGATATCCAGACGATACAACTCGGCTCACGAGCCTATCTCAAAGACAACAGAAGCTGTAAGCAACGATCTTTACCAAGAGTTTCTTCAAGAGAGTGAGAAGAAGAGATCCGAAGTTTATGAGACGTCGAAAACAGAACAGCCCAAGAAGCCGAGTGGAGTGAAGAGACTTAGTTTCGAGAGAAGCCAATCGCAGAAAGCGTTTGAGGTGGTTCACCCGCCTGAGAGTACATGTGGTGGGAGAGTCATGAAGAGGTATGAGTCGGAGAAGCATCTGAGGATATGTGATACGGACAAGAAAGTAGTGGTGAGAGGTAAGAAGCCAGAAGATAAAATGAGCAACGAACAGTTTAGGACAAAGATTGAAGCCTTCATCGCGAGGCAAAAGAGGATTCAGAAGGATGACGAACACTTGATAATCTAG